A part of Candidatus Dormiibacterota bacterium genomic DNA contains:
- a CDS encoding cystathionine gamma-synthase, translated as MSAEGRPGFATRAIHAGQAPDPATGAVVVPIYQTSTFAQDGLGKHRGYEYSRTGNPTRAALETCIAALEGGAHGLAFASGMAAEAAIMQLLKPGDHTVAVDDLYGGSYRLFRRVLEPMGLTFSFADGSDLTAVEKSLTDRTRIVWVESPTNPLLKLVDIEAVSKLAHARQALLVVDNTFMSPYFQRPLSLGADIVVHSATKYLGGHSDVIGGTLVVNRDDLFERLSFLQNAVGGVPGPMDAWLVLRGVKTLAIRMREHEHNARQVAAFLVDHPKVARVFYPGLADHPQRDLARRQMSGFGGMISFEVTGGLEPARRVVERTRLFTLAESLGGVESLIELPAAMTHASIPAETRRAHGVADGLVRVSVGIEDVADLISDLDRALAEA; from the coding sequence TTGAGCGCCGAAGGTAGGCCCGGGTTCGCAACCCGCGCGATCCACGCCGGCCAGGCTCCTGACCCGGCGACCGGCGCCGTGGTGGTTCCCATCTACCAAACCTCGACCTTCGCCCAGGACGGCCTCGGCAAGCATCGCGGTTACGAGTACTCACGGACCGGGAACCCAACACGTGCCGCGCTCGAGACCTGCATCGCCGCGCTGGAAGGCGGCGCCCACGGGCTCGCCTTCGCCTCCGGCATGGCGGCGGAGGCGGCGATCATGCAGCTGCTCAAGCCGGGCGACCACACGGTCGCGGTCGACGACCTTTACGGCGGCAGTTACCGGCTGTTCCGCCGGGTGCTGGAGCCGATGGGTCTCACGTTTTCCTTCGCAGACGGCTCCGACCTCACGGCTGTCGAGAAATCCCTGACCGATCGCACCCGGATCGTCTGGGTGGAATCGCCGACCAATCCGCTCCTCAAGCTGGTCGACATCGAGGCGGTCAGCAAGCTGGCGCACGCGCGCCAGGCGCTGCTGGTCGTCGACAACACCTTCATGAGCCCTTACTTTCAGCGTCCCTTGTCGCTGGGCGCCGACATCGTGGTGCACAGCGCCACCAAGTACCTTGGTGGGCACAGCGATGTGATCGGCGGCACGCTGGTGGTGAACCGGGACGACCTGTTCGAGCGGTTGTCATTCCTCCAAAACGCGGTCGGCGGCGTGCCGGGGCCGATGGACGCCTGGCTGGTGCTGCGCGGGGTCAAGACGCTCGCCATCCGCATGCGCGAGCACGAGCACAATGCCCGGCAGGTCGCCGCCTTTTTGGTCGATCACCCCAAGGTGGCGCGCGTCTTCTATCCCGGGTTGGCCGACCACCCGCAGCGGGACCTGGCTCGGCGGCAGATGTCCGGCTTCGGCGGCATGATCTCCTTCGAGGTCACGGGTGGCCTCGAGCCGGCGCGTCGCGTTGTCGAGCGGACTCGGCTATTCACACTGGCCGAGAGCCTGGGTGGCGTGGAGTCGCTGATCGAGCTGCCGGCGGCGATGACGCATGCCTCCATCCCGGCGGAGACACGGCGAGCACACGGGGTGGCGGATGGGCTGGTTCGCGTCTCGGTCGGGATCGAGGACGTCGCCGACCTGATCTCAGACCTTGACCGAGCATTGGCCGAAGCCTGA
- a CDS encoding cyclase family protein: MSTRIDSLASFVEGLISGSIDIIDLTQPLSERTPMIQLPPPFANTPNWKTHEISRYDEKGPAWYWNWFEGGEHAGTHFDAPIHWVTGKDKDDVSQVPVKRLIGPAVVIDKSKEAQANPDYLLTLNDIRAFERQHGGLPKASWLLYRTGWDARANDQNAFLNANETGPHTPGIDIELAQWLANESPFVGVGVETVGTDAGAAHSFNPPFPCHQFLLGANKYGLTQLANLSKLPPTGAVLVVAPLKLVKGSGSPCRALALVQR; the protein is encoded by the coding sequence ATGAGCACGCGAATCGATAGCCTGGCGTCCTTCGTCGAGGGCCTCATCTCCGGTTCGATCGACATCATCGATCTCACCCAGCCTCTGTCGGAGCGGACGCCGATGATCCAGCTTCCGCCGCCCTTCGCCAACACGCCGAATTGGAAGACGCACGAGATCAGCCGATACGACGAGAAAGGCCCGGCCTGGTACTGGAACTGGTTCGAGGGCGGTGAGCACGCCGGCACCCACTTCGACGCGCCGATCCACTGGGTCACCGGCAAAGACAAGGACGACGTCTCGCAAGTTCCGGTCAAGCGCCTGATCGGCCCGGCGGTCGTGATCGACAAGTCGAAGGAGGCACAGGCGAATCCCGACTACCTCTTGACGCTGAATGACATCCGAGCATTCGAGCGGCAGCATGGCGGGTTGCCCAAGGCCTCCTGGCTGCTCTACCGCACGGGTTGGGATGCCCGCGCCAATGACCAGAATGCCTTCCTCAACGCGAACGAGACCGGTCCCCATACCCCTGGCATCGATATCGAGCTGGCGCAGTGGCTGGCGAACGAAAGCCCATTCGTAGGCGTGGGCGTGGAAACGGTTGGCACCGACGCGGGCGCAGCCCATTCGTTCAACCCGCCGTTCCCCTGCCACCAGTTCTTGCTCGGCGCCAACAAGTACGGGCTGACGCAGCTGGCCAACCTGTCGAAGCTGCCGCCGACCGGCGCGGTGCTGGTGGTGGCCCCGCTCAAGCTGGTGAAAGGATCGGGCAGCCCCTGCCGGGCCCTGGCACTGGTTCAGCGATAA
- a CDS encoding nucleotide pyrophosphohydrolase: MADDHELPSDLPEVQAFVDAWIKQRGHYWSPLSQYARLAEEVGELGRELNFRFGDKPRGAKDADGSIADELGDVLFIVILLANYLGIDLASALSATLEKYNSRAQP, encoded by the coding sequence GTGGCCGACGACCACGAGCTTCCGTCCGACCTTCCCGAAGTCCAGGCTTTCGTCGACGCCTGGATCAAACAACGCGGACACTACTGGTCGCCGCTGTCGCAGTACGCGCGGCTGGCGGAGGAGGTCGGCGAACTCGGACGCGAGCTGAACTTCCGATTCGGCGACAAGCCACGTGGAGCAAAGGATGCCGACGGCTCCATCGCCGATGAGCTTGGTGATGTGCTGTTCATCGTCATCCTGCTTGCAAATTACCTGGGGATCGACCTCGCGTCGGCGCTGTCGGCGACGCTCGAAAAGTACAACAGCCGAGCTCAGCCGTAA
- a CDS encoding 4-hydroxy-3-methylbut-2-enyl diphosphate reductase, with the protein MDVLKITPRGYCHGVVEAIRAAKQTAKARPGEKIRMLGYLVHNTHVTDELQENGIELVDSDNRLEGLETIDGGTVIFTAHGVSPAVKAKAAERGLNMVDATCSDVVVTHDLVKDLVERGYDVVYIGRRGHPEPEGVVGEAPDRVHLVQDPQDVDALDLKNEKIAVTCQTTLSIWDTAAMIKRVREKYPQTEAYNEICRATQDRQEAAVEAAKDCDVVIVVGSERSSNSKRLVQVVKELAHKPAYLVDTARDIKPEWLQGKARVGVTSGASTPTQLTRQVIEYLEALEAPR; encoded by the coding sequence GTGGACGTCCTCAAGATCACGCCGCGCGGATATTGCCACGGCGTCGTGGAAGCGATCCGTGCCGCCAAGCAGACCGCCAAAGCCCGTCCCGGCGAGAAGATCCGGATGCTCGGCTACCTCGTTCACAACACGCACGTGACCGACGAGCTGCAGGAAAACGGCATCGAGCTAGTCGACAGCGACAACCGCCTGGAGGGCCTGGAGACGATCGACGGCGGCACCGTGATTTTCACCGCGCATGGCGTCTCGCCCGCGGTGAAGGCGAAGGCCGCGGAGCGCGGTCTCAACATGGTGGACGCGACCTGTTCCGATGTCGTCGTCACGCATGATCTCGTCAAGGACCTCGTCGAACGCGGTTACGACGTGGTCTACATCGGCCGCCGTGGTCACCCGGAGCCGGAGGGCGTCGTCGGTGAAGCGCCGGACAGGGTGCACCTGGTGCAGGACCCGCAGGATGTCGATGCGCTCGACCTCAAGAACGAGAAGATCGCGGTCACCTGTCAGACCACGTTGAGCATCTGGGACACGGCGGCGATGATCAAACGAGTCCGCGAGAAGTACCCGCAGACGGAGGCCTACAACGAAATCTGCCGCGCAACGCAGGACCGTCAGGAGGCGGCCGTCGAGGCCGCGAAGGACTGCGACGTCGTGATCGTCGTCGGCAGCGAGCGGAGCTCGAACTCCAAGCGCCTGGTGCAGGTGGTCAAGGAGCTCGCGCACAAGCCGGCCTACCTGGTGGACACTGCGAGGGACATCAAGCCGGAGTGGCTGCAGGGAAAGGCGCGCGTCGGGGTCACCTCCGGCGCGTCCACGCCCACCCAGCTCACCCGCCAGGTGATTGAGTACCTCGAAGCTCTCGAAGCGCCGCGGTAG
- a CDS encoding AAA family ATPase → MARLADLLLKHIYFKSPMSAKDWAAALCLPYQTVTPAIQSLVEQGWAQTIGRMAGPSQSHDFGETLGYLITDPGRLRARDVLARDHYVGPAPVPFAQYDVSVRAQVSQADVTAAWLTRALQHLTLSPDLLVQLGPPVNARAPLFLYGAPGNGKTTIAEACAELLGEPIFIPYAIDIEGQVMRLYDPLHHQRIVRQMPVNFDPRWVLVKRPFVKAGGELTTAQLSPSFDPLMRYYEAPIHLKANGGIFLLDDFGRQDSSPRALLNRLIVALERRIDYLTLAGAGMAVGAPFEAMVVFSTNLEPGSLVDEAFLRRVRYKIHVPDPTAVEFRQIFERACKEFEIVFNEVGYQYVLDRYYKPFKRPMRGCQPRDILNQLDEVAYFLGRPSRLEPDLIDLACRSYFVQA, encoded by the coding sequence GTGGCGCGGCTGGCCGACCTCCTCCTGAAACACATCTATTTCAAGTCGCCCATGTCGGCCAAGGACTGGGCGGCGGCATTGTGCCTGCCCTATCAAACCGTGACGCCGGCGATCCAGAGCCTCGTGGAGCAGGGCTGGGCACAGACCATCGGCCGGATGGCGGGACCGTCCCAGAGCCATGACTTCGGGGAGACGCTCGGGTACCTGATCACCGACCCGGGGCGGCTCCGCGCTCGAGACGTGCTGGCGCGCGACCACTACGTTGGTCCGGCACCGGTGCCCTTCGCGCAGTACGACGTGTCAGTCCGCGCCCAGGTCAGCCAGGCTGACGTGACCGCGGCCTGGTTGACCCGGGCGCTGCAGCACCTCACGCTCAGCCCGGACCTGCTGGTTCAGCTCGGTCCTCCGGTCAACGCCCGAGCGCCACTATTTCTTTACGGCGCGCCGGGCAACGGGAAGACCACCATCGCCGAAGCCTGCGCCGAGCTCCTGGGTGAGCCGATCTTCATCCCCTATGCGATCGACATCGAGGGCCAGGTGATGCGCCTTTACGACCCGCTCCACCACCAGCGCATCGTGCGGCAGATGCCGGTGAACTTCGACCCGCGCTGGGTGCTGGTCAAGCGGCCCTTCGTCAAAGCCGGCGGCGAGCTGACGACGGCGCAGCTGTCCCCCTCATTCGACCCGCTGATGCGGTACTACGAAGCGCCGATCCATCTCAAAGCCAATGGGGGCATCTTCCTGCTCGATGACTTCGGGCGCCAGGACTCATCGCCCCGCGCCTTGCTGAACCGGCTGATCGTCGCCCTCGAGCGACGCATCGACTACCTGACGCTCGCCGGCGCCGGCATGGCGGTCGGCGCCCCGTTCGAAGCCATGGTGGTGTTCAGTACCAACCTCGAACCGGGATCACTCGTCGACGAGGCGTTTCTCCGGCGGGTGCGCTATAAGATCCACGTCCCCGACCCGACCGCGGTCGAATTCCGGCAGATCTTCGAGCGGGCATGCAAGGAGTTCGAGATCGTCTTCAACGAGGTCGGCTACCAGTACGTGCTCGACCGGTATTACAAGCCCTTCAAGCGGCCGATGCGGGGATGTCAGCCGCGCGACATCCTCAACCAGCTCGACGAGGTGGCGTACTTTCTGGGGCGCCCGTCGCGGCTGGAACCAGACCTTATCGACCTCGCCTGTCGCTCCTATTTCGTCCAGGCGTAG
- a CDS encoding cystathionine beta-synthase produces MQVLGSILEAVGHTPLVRLQRITAGLRPTILAKVETLNPGGSVKDRIGLRMIDDAERRGLLKPGGTIVEPTSGNTGHALAIAAALKGYRMIFVMADKQSPEKIALLRAYGAEVVVCPTAVPRESPESYYSVAERLSHEIPGAFQPNQYFNQANPQSHYETTGPEIWEQTDGKVDVVVGGLGTGGTMTGVARFLKEKKPSVMTVGADPEGSLYSGTTIKPYKVEGIGEDFIPGTIDLKLIDRIVQVNDRDSFLTARRITREEGILVGGSSGTAMKAAMEVARELDEKTLMVVILPDTGRNNLSKIYNDEWMRQNGFFERFPRQLVHDVVATREREIPELITVSSKEKVGRAIDLLQEYGISQMPVTEDGGGPGTRLVGSIQERTLLDRVYRDPGLIETTVGAAMDGPFPTIAAGAHVDEAFNALLGGTTALVVMDAERPVGIITRVDLLEFMAHTRASR; encoded by the coding sequence GTGCAGGTCCTGGGCAGCATCCTGGAGGCCGTCGGGCACACACCGCTGGTGCGGCTCCAGCGCATCACTGCCGGGCTCCGCCCGACCATCCTGGCCAAGGTGGAGACGCTCAATCCCGGCGGCAGCGTGAAGGACCGGATTGGTTTGCGCATGATCGATGATGCCGAGCGGCGCGGACTGCTAAAGCCGGGTGGCACGATCGTCGAGCCGACCTCCGGCAATACCGGCCACGCTCTCGCCATCGCGGCGGCCCTCAAGGGCTACCGAATGATCTTCGTGATGGCCGACAAGCAATCACCGGAGAAGATCGCGCTGCTGCGCGCCTACGGCGCGGAGGTCGTCGTCTGTCCGACCGCCGTTCCCCGCGAGTCGCCTGAAAGCTACTACTCGGTGGCCGAACGGTTGAGCCACGAGATCCCGGGCGCCTTTCAGCCGAACCAGTATTTCAATCAGGCCAACCCGCAGTCTCACTATGAAACCACTGGTCCGGAAATCTGGGAGCAGACGGACGGCAAGGTCGACGTGGTGGTGGGCGGCCTGGGGACGGGCGGGACCATGACGGGCGTGGCCCGCTTTCTCAAGGAAAAGAAGCCGTCGGTGATGACGGTGGGCGCCGACCCGGAGGGATCGCTCTACTCCGGCACCACCATCAAGCCCTACAAGGTCGAGGGGATCGGCGAAGACTTCATTCCCGGCACCATCGACCTGAAGCTGATCGATCGCATCGTCCAGGTCAACGACCGCGACTCCTTCCTGACCGCCCGGCGCATCACACGAGAAGAGGGGATCCTGGTGGGCGGCTCCTCGGGCACCGCCATGAAAGCGGCGATGGAGGTGGCGCGCGAGCTCGACGAGAAGACGCTGATGGTCGTCATCCTGCCCGACACCGGTCGGAACAACCTGAGCAAGATCTACAACGACGAGTGGATGCGCCAGAACGGCTTCTTCGAACGCTTCCCGCGCCAGCTCGTCCACGACGTGGTTGCCACGCGAGAGCGCGAGATCCCCGAGCTGATCACGGTGTCATCGAAGGAGAAGGTGGGCCGCGCCATCGACCTTCTCCAGGAATACGGCATCTCGCAGATGCCGGTGACCGAAGATGGCGGCGGTCCCGGCACCCGGCTGGTCGGCAGCATCCAGGAACGCACCCTGCTCGACCGGGTGTACCGTGATCCCGGTTTGATCGAGACCACCGTCGGCGCTGCGATGGACGGCCCTTTTCCGACCATCGCCGCCGGGGCACACGTCGACGAGGCCTTCAATGCTCTGCTCGGTGGCACCACCGCCCTGGTGGTCATGGATGCCGAGCGGCCGGTCGGGATCATCACCCGCGTCGATCTATTGGAGTTCATGGCCCACACCCGCGCGTCCCGTTGA
- a CDS encoding thiamine pyrophosphate-dependent enzyme — protein sequence MKRLDCLKAIYPQLEDCAVVTIMGAVAAELYSLGHRANFFYLEHAMGLASSIGLGIALSQPDRKVVVLDGDGSVLMNLGGLTTLARSRPNNLVHVIFDNETLLSVGGGAPGGYKWFTTATSAGTDLAGIAKAAGFPRAQLVRELEDFEEAALDAIKGDQLTCIVAKVEAEMPKSFLIDVHMLENRFEFPRALQAKEGMNEHANR from the coding sequence ATGAAACGCCTGGACTGCCTCAAGGCCATCTATCCGCAGCTCGAGGACTGCGCCGTCGTCACCATCATGGGCGCGGTCGCGGCCGAGCTCTACTCACTGGGGCACCGCGCCAACTTCTTCTACCTCGAGCACGCGATGGGCCTCGCCTCCTCGATCGGGCTGGGCATCGCGCTCTCGCAGCCGGACCGCAAAGTGGTCGTGCTCGACGGCGACGGGTCGGTGCTGATGAACCTCGGCGGCCTGACGACGCTGGCGCGCTCCCGGCCGAACAACCTGGTGCACGTCATCTTCGACAACGAAACGCTCCTCTCGGTGGGCGGCGGCGCTCCTGGTGGCTACAAGTGGTTCACAACCGCGACCTCCGCGGGCACGGACCTGGCCGGCATTGCGAAGGCGGCCGGCTTTCCCAGGGCACAGCTGGTCCGCGAGCTGGAGGATTTCGAGGAAGCGGCACTCGACGCGATCAAAGGTGACCAGCTGACCTGCATCGTCGCCAAGGTCGAGGCCGAGATGCCCAAGAGCTTCTTGATAGACGTCCACATGCTCGAGAACCGGTTCGAATTTCCGCGGGCGCTGCAAGCAAAGGAAGGAATGAATGAGCACGCGAATCGATAG
- a CDS encoding GNAT family N-acetyltransferase — MKPRTPLVTRRLRLEPVEGRHAEGLYQAARASRAELLPWMPWATDITLEGNQHYATDAGRWWEDGEEFHFAVMEENLVLGVMGLNRNPDGSAELHYWIRSDRSGRGYTTEAGERILRWGADELGLESFTLWAGVENRASRRVAEKLGFRDTGPLPDLMNGGLGSFRAQGYERSATATT, encoded by the coding sequence ATGAAACCGAGGACGCCGTTGGTCACCCGCCGGCTGCGCCTGGAACCCGTAGAGGGCCGCCACGCCGAGGGTCTCTATCAGGCCGCCCGCGCATCGAGGGCGGAGCTGTTGCCCTGGATGCCGTGGGCCACCGACATCACGCTGGAAGGCAACCAGCACTACGCGACCGATGCTGGGCGCTGGTGGGAGGACGGTGAGGAGTTCCATTTCGCCGTCATGGAAGAAAACCTCGTCCTCGGCGTGATGGGCTTGAATCGCAACCCCGACGGGAGCGCCGAGCTGCATTACTGGATCCGGTCGGATCGCTCCGGCCGCGGCTACACCACCGAGGCGGGCGAGCGGATCCTCCGCTGGGGCGCTGACGAGCTCGGCCTTGAATCCTTCACACTCTGGGCCGGTGTCGAGAACCGCGCCAGCCGCCGAGTCGCGGAGAAGCTCGGCTTTCGCGACACTGGGCCGCTGCCCGACCTGATGAATGGTGGTCTCGGCTCTTTTCGCGCGCAGGGTTATGAACGATCCGCGACAGCCACGACCTGA
- a CDS encoding thiamine pyrophosphate-binding protein produces MPVSVANSQVVYDAMKGVGVTLVSALPETWLVHLIRMADDDPAMTLVRLAKEEEGVGVSAGAHFAGVKSAMLLQNHGFLQAINGIVGVSLLYKIPLLMLITDRGSFGEKDPWQTEGGKYTRPVLDALHIAHDDLGRPDDVLPKIAHAMTLAHASLSPVALLLQRNLMWQEPK; encoded by the coding sequence GTGCCGGTATCGGTGGCCAATTCGCAAGTGGTCTACGACGCCATGAAGGGCGTCGGCGTCACGCTGGTGAGCGCGCTCCCAGAGACGTGGCTCGTGCACCTGATCCGCATGGCGGATGACGATCCGGCGATGACGCTGGTGCGGCTCGCCAAGGAGGAAGAGGGCGTGGGCGTTTCCGCCGGCGCGCACTTTGCGGGCGTCAAATCGGCGATGCTGCTGCAGAACCACGGGTTCCTGCAGGCGATCAACGGCATCGTGGGGGTCTCCCTCCTCTACAAAATCCCGCTGCTGATGCTGATCACGGATCGTGGCAGCTTCGGTGAGAAGGATCCGTGGCAGACGGAGGGCGGCAAGTACACCCGGCCGGTCCTCGACGCGCTCCACATCGCGCACGACGACCTGGGCCGACCAGATGACGTGCTACCGAAGATTGCGCACGCGATGACGCTGGCGCATGCCTCGCTCTCGCCGGTGGCACTGCTCCTCCAGCGCAACCTGATGTGGCAGGAGCCGAAATGA
- the ligD gene encoding non-homologous end-joining DNA ligase produces MPRSLAEYQRKRDFSKTPEPKGTPEPSGQNRFVVQKHWATRLHYDFRLEMDGVLVSWAIPKGPTLNPVEKRLAAHVEDHPVSYYDFEGTIPKGEYGGGTVMIWDWGTFELEESTPAESLRRGEVKFRLSGVRLCGRYALVRTRSEKDWLLIKKKDECADPGFDIEKFDTSVKTGRTKEEVEQGKDAVWSSRRAEGEGGLINLANAEKGPMPKSLDPMKAELFEKAFDDEHWLFEVKWDGIRLISFIDGGKVRLQTRAGRWVDDEYPQLQAVAGLVSARQAILDGEIVALDDEGRPSFQLLQNRGTEEHPMQYVVFDIVYLDGQRLFKVPLEDRKRLLRNVMRDTSLLKFSEHVIGEGTAFFKAAKENHLEGIVAKRRDSPYQPGARSGAWRKIKAILQQEVVIGGFTAPRNSRKHFGALLVGVYEDGRFVYTGHVGGGFDERTLAELNKLMKPLIVKTPPFGGPPPHANEKPTWVKPQLVVEVKFTEWTRDGVMRQPVFLGPRDDVDPREVRRELPGDTAPETSRAKAIAGAAARPAAKGATQRARVAKKTSTPAARPSVASPRKATVTDIPDTPLSRAAAQIARQLGTKIRGATASELKALDAIAKEGNWEIGGRVVHLTNLDKVLFPEDKYTKRDLIRYYVQVAPVMIPHYQDRPLSMNPHPDGIHGKSYWVKDKPAYAPDWIPTFRYQDQKSLKDWILIEEVATLAWLANHAVIDMHPWYSRFDKPEYPDWSVVDLDPAEGATFKDIIAVAKVLKSALDHLQLKAVLKTTGQTGLHIYIPIERRYTLEESRNFVAKLAHMIAELMPDKVTEIWEVKRRTGKIRIDYTQNVINKTLAGPYSVRPAIHAPVSTAIAWKELDDPRLRPDKWTIKTIGDRLLEVGDLFHDALTLRQRLPAI; encoded by the coding sequence ATGCCGCGTTCGCTCGCCGAGTACCAGCGAAAACGCGATTTCAGCAAGACGCCCGAGCCCAAGGGCACCCCGGAGCCCAGCGGGCAGAACCGCTTCGTCGTCCAGAAGCACTGGGCGACGCGACTTCATTACGACTTCCGGCTGGAGATGGATGGGGTGCTGGTCAGTTGGGCCATTCCCAAAGGCCCGACCCTGAACCCGGTCGAGAAGCGCCTGGCGGCCCACGTGGAAGACCACCCGGTCAGCTACTACGACTTCGAGGGCACCATTCCCAAGGGTGAGTACGGCGGGGGCACCGTGATGATCTGGGACTGGGGCACCTTCGAGCTGGAAGAGTCCACCCCGGCTGAATCGCTGCGGCGGGGCGAAGTGAAGTTCCGCCTCAGCGGCGTGCGCCTTTGCGGCCGCTACGCGCTGGTCCGGACCCGATCGGAAAAGGACTGGCTCCTGATCAAGAAGAAGGACGAATGCGCCGATCCGGGCTTCGACATCGAGAAATTCGACACGTCGGTGAAGACAGGGCGGACAAAGGAAGAAGTCGAGCAAGGGAAGGACGCGGTCTGGTCGAGCCGCCGCGCCGAAGGCGAAGGCGGCCTGATCAACCTCGCGAACGCGGAAAAGGGCCCGATGCCGAAAAGCCTGGACCCGATGAAGGCGGAGCTCTTCGAGAAGGCTTTCGATGACGAGCACTGGCTGTTCGAAGTCAAGTGGGACGGGATCCGCCTGATCAGCTTCATCGACGGGGGCAAGGTCCGCTTACAAACCCGTGCCGGCCGATGGGTCGACGATGAGTATCCGCAGCTGCAGGCCGTCGCCGGACTCGTCAGCGCCCGCCAGGCGATTCTCGACGGCGAGATCGTCGCCCTGGACGACGAAGGCCGGCCGTCCTTCCAGCTGCTGCAGAACCGCGGGACTGAAGAGCACCCGATGCAGTACGTTGTCTTCGACATCGTCTACCTGGACGGCCAGCGGCTCTTCAAGGTGCCGCTCGAGGACCGCAAGCGGCTGCTGCGGAACGTGATGCGTGATACGTCGCTCCTCAAGTTTTCCGAGCATGTGATCGGTGAGGGCACGGCCTTCTTCAAGGCCGCCAAGGAGAATCACCTGGAGGGCATCGTAGCCAAGCGGCGTGACAGCCCCTACCAGCCGGGCGCACGCAGCGGTGCCTGGCGGAAGATCAAGGCCATCCTTCAGCAAGAAGTCGTCATCGGCGGCTTCACCGCACCGCGGAACAGCCGCAAGCATTTCGGTGCTCTCCTGGTCGGCGTCTACGAGGACGGCAGGTTCGTCTACACCGGCCACGTCGGGGGCGGCTTCGACGAACGGACCCTCGCTGAGCTCAACAAGCTGATGAAGCCGCTGATCGTCAAGACACCGCCGTTCGGCGGACCGCCGCCTCATGCCAACGAGAAACCGACGTGGGTGAAACCGCAGTTGGTCGTGGAGGTCAAATTCACCGAGTGGACGCGCGACGGCGTCATGCGGCAGCCCGTCTTCCTTGGACCGCGCGACGACGTCGATCCGCGCGAGGTCCGCCGCGAACTGCCCGGCGACACGGCCCCTGAAACATCGCGGGCCAAAGCCATCGCCGGTGCTGCGGCCCGACCCGCGGCGAAAGGCGCAACGCAGCGCGCCCGCGTCGCGAAGAAGACATCAACACCGGCGGCGCGCCCCAGCGTGGCCTCACCCCGGAAGGCCACCGTGACCGACATCCCCGACACGCCGCTGAGCCGGGCGGCCGCCCAGATTGCCAGGCAGCTCGGCACCAAGATTCGCGGGGCGACCGCCTCCGAGTTGAAAGCGCTCGACGCCATTGCGAAAGAGGGAAATTGGGAAATCGGCGGCCGGGTCGTCCATCTCACCAACCTCGACAAAGTGCTCTTCCCGGAGGACAAGTACACCAAGCGCGACCTGATCCGCTACTACGTCCAGGTGGCGCCCGTCATGATCCCTCACTACCAAGACCGCCCCCTCTCGATGAACCCGCACCCCGACGGCATCCACGGCAAGAGCTATTGGGTCAAGGACAAGCCGGCCTACGCCCCCGACTGGATTCCCACCTTCCGCTACCAGGACCAGAAGAGCCTCAAAGACTGGATCCTCATCGAGGAAGTCGCAACGCTGGCCTGGCTCGCAAACCACGCGGTGATCGACATGCATCCCTGGTACTCGCGGTTCGACAAACCGGAATACCCCGATTGGTCCGTGGTGGACCTGGACCCCGCCGAGGGCGCGACGTTCAAAGACATCATCGCTGTGGCGAAAGTGCTCAAAAGCGCGCTCGATCACCTCCAGCTCAAAGCGGTGCTCAAGACCACCGGCCAGACCGGACTGCACATCTATATCCCGATCGAGCGCCGCTACACGCTGGAAGAAAGCCGTAACTTCGTCGCCAAGCTGGCGCACATGATTGCGGAGCTGATGCCGGACAAGGTGACCGAGATCTGGGAGGTCAAGCGTCGCACCGGCAAGATCAGGATCGACTACACGCAGAACGTCATCAACAAGACGCTGGCCGGTCCGTACTCGGTGCGGCCGGCGATCCACGCGCCGGTGTCGACTGCGATCGCGTGGAAAGAGCTCGATGATCCTCGCCTGCGCCCCGACAAGTGGACGATCAAAACCATCGGCGATCGGCTGCTCGAGGTGGGCGATCTTTTTCACGACGCGCTGACCCTGCGGCAACGTCTGCCGGCGATCTGA